A segment of the Arachis hypogaea cultivar Tifrunner chromosome 5, arahy.Tifrunner.gnm2.J5K5, whole genome shotgun sequence genome:
aagatgctctgttctggcgttgaacgccagccagatgcatcttctgggcgttgaacgccagcccgtgcgtcctccagggtgaaaaatttttttcttctgtttttgactctgtttttaatttttttgattttttcgtgactcctcatgatcatgtacctaattcaacacaaaaataacaccaaaacaaaataaaataaaattagataaataaaattgggttgcctcccaacaagcgcttctttaatgtcaatagcttgacagtggctctcatggagccacaagatgatcaggtcaatttagtgtgttgtctccacaccaaacttagagtttggatatggaatttgaacaccaaacttagagtttggttgtggcctcacaacaccaaacttagagtttgactgtgtgggttcttcttgactctgaactgagagaagttcttcatgcttactctcttttgtcacagagggatgaccatgtgcttgaaacacaaggtattccccattcaattgaaggactaactctcctctgttgacatctatcacagcttctgctgtggctaggaaaggtcttcctaggatgatgcattcatcatcttccttcctagtatctaggattatgaaatcagcagggatgtaaaggccttcaacctttactaatacgtcctctaccattccataagcttgtctcactgacttgtctgccaattgtaatgagaacaaggcaggttgtacctcaatgattcccagcttctccattacagagagtggcatcagatttatccctgacccacgatcacatagagctttttcaaagctcatagtgccaatggtgcaaggtattaagaacttgccgggatcttgtttcttttgaggtagagttttctgaacccaagtatccagttcactaatgagcaaggggggttcactttcccaagtctcattaccaaacagcttggcattcagcttcatgatagctcctaagtattgagcaaattgctctccagtcacatcttcattctcttcagaggatgaatagtcttcagagctcatgaatggcagaaggaggtttaatggaatctctatggtctctgtatgagcctcagattcctcaggatccttaataggaaactccttcttacttgaaggacatcccaggaggtcttcctcactgggatttttgtcctcctcctcccctatgcattcggccactttgatcaaatcaatggccttgcactctccttttggattctcttctgtattgcttgggagaatactgggaggagtttcaataactttcttactcagctggcctacttgtgcctccaaatttctaatggaggatcttgtttcattcatgaaactgaaagtggcctttgacagatcagagagtatattagctaaattagaattattttgttcagagttctctgtctgttgctgagaagatgatggatatggcttactatttttcagcctattgcgtccaccactgttaaagccttgttgaggcttttgttgatccttccaggagaaatttgggtgatttctccatgatgggttataggtgtttccatatggttcacccatgtaattaacctctgccatggcagggttctcaggatcataagcttcttcagaagctgcctctctagcactgttggatgcatgttgcaatccattcagattttgagagattatgttgacctgttgagtcaacattttgttctgagccaatatggcattcagagcatcaatttcaagaactcctttcttctgaggtatcccattattcacggaattcctctcagaggtatacatgaactggttgtttgcaaccatgtcaatgagttcttgcgcctcttcaggcattttcttcaggtgaatagatccacctgcagaatggtccagtgacattttcgaaaattcagagagaccataatagaatatatctaatagggtccattctgaaaacatgtcagatggacatctcttggtcagctgcttgtatctttcccaagcttcatagagggattcaccatctttttgtttgaaggtttgaacatccactctcagcttgctcagcttttgaggaggaaagaatttatccaagaaggcagtgaccagcttatcccaggagtccaggctatccttaggttgtgaatctaaccatattctagctctgtctcttacagcaaaagggaaaagcatgagtctgtagacttcaggattgactccattcgtctttacagtatcacagacttgcaagaactcagttaaaaactgatagggatcttcagatggaagcccataaaacttgcagttttgttgcattaatgcaactagttgaggcttaagctcaaagttattggctccaatggcaggaatggagatgcttcttccatcaaacttggatgttggctttgtaaagtcaccaagcattctccttgcattattatcattattatttgcggctgccatgtccttctcctgttcgaaaatttctgaaaggttatttctggattgttgtaatttagcttctcttaattttctcttcagagtcctttcaggttctggatcagcttcaacaagagtgcctttatccttgttcctgcttataagaaagagaagaaaacaagaacagaaagaggaatcctctatgtcacagtatagagattcccttatgttagtagaacaagaaagaggtagaagaatgaagaaggagattcggatttgtggatgaagagaggtgaagagaagtgttagtaattaattaattaaatagaataagagaagagaaagaaattttcgaaaataattttgaaaaagtggttagtaattttcgaaaattaaagatgagatgagattaaaattaaaatttaaaacaaaaagaattcttttttgaaaaagagagggagaattttcgaaaattagagagggaaaagtagttaggtggttttgaaaaagataagaaacaaacaaaaagttagttagttgattgaaaaagatttgaaatcacattttgaaaaagataagaagataagaagttagataagatattttgaaatcaaatttgaaaaggataaaaattttgaaaaagataagataaaaagataaaaagatttttaagaaaaagatattttgaaaaagatttaatttttaaaatgacttaactaacaagaaactacaagataagattctagaatttaaagattgaacctttcttaacaagaaagtaacaaacttcaaatttttgaaccaatcacattaattgttagctaattttcgaaaatttgatataaagataaggaaaagatttttgaaaatattttgaaaaataattttgaaattttcgaaaattaaataaaaaaatgaaaaagatttgatttttgaaaaagatttgcaaagataagatttttaaaattgaaattttgacttgacttgtaagaaacaactaattttgaaaatttttgaccaggtcaacccaaaatttcgaaattttggatgaaaataaggaaaagatatttttttgatttttgaattttgaattatgaaagagaaaaacaacaaaaataatcaatgcatgaaatttttagatcaaaacaatgaatgcatgcaagaatgctatgaatgtcaagatgaacaccaagaacactttgaagatcatgatgaacatcaagaacataattttgaaaaatttttgatgcaaagaaaacatgcaagacaccaaacttagaaaattttttatgcatggaaaatatgaatgcaaaagtgcacatgaaaaacaacaaaagacacaaaacaaggaatcatcaagatcaaacaagaagacttgtcaagaacaacttgaagatcatgaagaacactatgaatgcatgggattttcgaaaaaaatgcaagaaaaatttttaaagcatgcaattgacaccaaactttaaaattaacacaatcttcaaacaagaaacacaaaatatttttgatttttatgattttctaatttttttgtatttttattaatttttttcgaaaaacaatttggaaaaacgaaaaaataaaaagaaaaaaaaaattttgaaaaagatttttgaaaagaaaattacctaatctgagcaacaagatgaaccgtcagttgtccatactcgaacaatccccggcaacggcgccaaaaacttggtggacgaaattgtgatcacttatTCGTTTTACTtgtaggatgtatactctgagggcattgtttattttcacaactccgttcaactaaccagcaagtgtactgggtcgtccaagtaataaaccttacgtgagtaagggtcgaatccacagagattgttggtatgaagcaagctgtggtcaccttgcaaatctcagttaggcaaattaaaaatggtttatgggttttcgaataattaataataaaaagaagaaataataaaagggatagaacacttatgcagatttattggtgggaatttcagataagcggatggagatgctgtagagctcttggacgcctgttctcctactccttctactcagtccttcttactcctttccatggcaagctttgtataggggttcaccatcaactgtggctactttcttcctctcggggaaataccctgtgcggctgtcactcgcacagctaaccagtctggaggcatcacccatggctaatggctacatcccatcatcgcagtgaaaactaatgcacgcactctgtcacagtacggctaatcaccggttggttcccgctcctactggaatagaatccctcttttgcgtctgtcactaacgcccagcaggttaaagtttgaagcacgtcacagtcattcattaccggaatcctactcggaataccacagacaaggtgagactttccggattcccaggatcctactcggaataccacagacaaggtgagactttccggatcctcataaatgccgccatctatctagcttataccacgaagattctgttggggaatctaagagatatgcattcaagctctgttgcatgtagaacgggagtggttgtcaatcacgcgcgttcataagtgagaatgataatgagggtaatctgactcataacattcatcatgttcttgggtacgaatgaatatcttggaataagaataaaagagatttgaataaaagataatagaatttcattaatacttgaggtacagcagagctccacacccttaatctatggtgtgcagaaactccaccgttgaaaatacataagcaaagagttcaggcatggccgaatggccagcctccctaatgtgatcaatgatcccctcagatgaagaataaaacaaaactgagatcaaagatgtctaatacaatagataaatgtcctatatatactagactagctactagggtttacatgagtaagtaattgatgcataaatccacttccggggcccacttggtgtatgcttgggctgagcttgatcattccacgagctaaggcatttcttggcgtcaaacttcaggttatgacgtgttttgggcgtttaactccggatcatgacgtttttctggcgtttaactccagacagcagcgtgtacttggcgtttaacgccaagttacgtcgtcgttcttcgaataaagtatggactattatatattgctggaaagccctggatgtctactttccaacgccgttgagagcgcgccaattggagttctgtagctccagaaaatccatttcgagtgcagggaagtcagattccaacagcatcagcagtccttttgtcagccttcttcagagttttgctcaaatccctcaatttcagtcagaatttacctgaaatcacagaaaaacacacaaactcatagtaaagtccagaaatgtgaatttaacataaaaactaatgaaaacatccctaaaagtagcttaaacttactaaaaactatatgaaaacaatgccaaaaagcgtataaattatccgctcatcaaatagccgtgctgtgacagaacgcattgaatattttcactgagaggatgggactgtagccattgacaacggtgatgcccaacatacagcttgccatggaaaggaataagaaggattggatgaagacagtaggaaagcagatagacggaagggacaaagcatctccatatgcttatctgaaattctcaccaatgaattacataagtatctctatctttactttatgttttatttatcttttaatcattaatcctccataaccatttgaatccacctgactgagatttacaagatgaccatagcttgcttcataccaacaatcttcgtgggatcaacccttactcgcgtaaggtttattacttggacgacccagtgcacttgctggttagttgtgcgaagttgtgataaagagttgagattgcaattgagcgtaccatgttgatcgcgccattgatgatcacaatttcgtgcaccaagtttttggcgccgttgttggggattgtttgagtttggacaactgacggttcatcttgttgcttagattaggtatttttcttcagaatttttaacaatgaattctagagtttcaaggtgatgtttttatcatcaccaaagtggattgattctcatcaatttagctcttgaatgtaatgtcctgctgaagcttggctagccatgtctaatcgttttagactgaagctttagactaacattgcatgattcctggaattcttattaaaaattttgaatctctttattttctttttccactcaattttcaaaaaatcaaaaaaattacaaaatcataaaatcaaaaaaaaatatttttatgtttcttgtttgagtctagtgtctcattttaagtttggtgtcaattgcatgtttctgttcttcttgcatttttcatgtgtcttcattgatcttctagttgttcttgatgatttacttgctctgatctttaaattctcttgttttgtgtgttttgttgtttctcatatgcattctcaatttgttagtgtcagtagtatacaaacttctaagtttggtgtcttgcatgcattgtttatttgattttagttgcattttgattattcctcatcattaaaaattcaaaaaaaaaattcttaatttgtgtcttctcaagtcaataatacagaggattgaagattcagaacattcagcagaggaattacacagaaaaagctgggcgttcaaaacgcccagtgaagaaggaaaactggcgtttaaacgccaggcagggcacctggctgggcgttttacgcccaaaagggtagcattttgggcgttaaacgccagaatggataccattctgagcgtttaacgccaggatggcacaagagggaagattttatttttaattcaaatttttttcaagtttccataatttttcaaaatcaaatctttttcaaatcatatcttttaaatcatatattttcaaaatcaatttctttcctttttcaaaaatacttgctaacaattaatgatttgattcaacatttcaagtatattgcattttctgttgagaaaggtttaatgtctgaatcatatcttttaaatttcttgttagccaagtcattaattttaaaaatcaaatcttttttaaattatttttcaatcatatctttttaaaactatatcttcaATCATaccttcttaatcacatctttttcaaaatagttttcaatcatatctttttgatttctaatttcaaaatatttttcaaattttacttaatttctttcccaatcttagttttcaaaaatcaattaccatttttcaaaatttcttttaattaattcactttaattttcgaaaatttcttttcctcttctcacatccttctatttatggactaacactcctcctcaatgcacaattcgaactctatctctcttgataagtttgaattcttctacctcctccttctattcttcttttcctctgacacctcaaggaatctctatactgtgacatagaggactccatattttcttgttttcttctctttcatatgagcaggagcaaagacaaaggcattcttgttgaagctgaccctgaacctgaaaggaccttgaagcgaaagctaagaaaagctaaagcacaattctctgtaaaggacctaacagaaatcttcaaagaagaagacatggcagccgaaaacaacaacaatgcaaacaatgcaaggaaggtgctgggtgactttactgcacccactcccgacttctatgggagaagcatctctatccctgccattgtagcaaaaaactttgagcttaagcctcaattagtttctctaatgcaacagaattgcaagtttcatggacttccattggaagatcctcatcagtttttagctgatttcttgcaaatctgtgacactgtcaagaccaatggggttgaccttgaggtctacagacctatgctattcccttttgctataagagatagagctaggatatggttggactcacaaactaaagaaagcctgaactcttgggaaaagctagtcaatgccttcttggcaaagttctttccacctcaaaaattgagtaagcttagagtggaagtccaaaccttcagacagaaggaaggtgaatccctctatgaagcttgggaaagatacaaataattgatcagaaagtgtccttttgacatgctttctaaatggagcatcataagtatcttctatgatggtctgtctgaactgtccaagatgttattggatagctctgctggaggatctcttcatctgaagaagacgcctgcagaagctcaagaactcattgaaatggttgcaaataaccaattcatgtacacttctgaaaggaaccctgtgaacaataggacgaatcaaaagaaaggagttcttgagattgatgctctgaatgccatattggctcagaacaaatattgactcaacaagtcaatatgatttctcaaagtttgtctagaatgcaagctgcaccaggcagtactaaggatgcttcatctgaagaagaagcttatgatcctgagaacccatcaatggaagagtgaattacatgggagaaccttatgaaaacacctataatccttcatggaaaaatcatccaaatctctcatggaaggatcaacagagacctcaacaaggtttcaacaacaataatggtggaagaaacaggtttagcaatggcaagccttttccatcattttctcagcaatagacagagaattctaagcagagccactctgacttagcaaccatggtctctgatctaatcaaaaccactcaaagtttcatgactgaaacaaggtcttccattagaaacttggaggcacaagtgggtcagctgagtaagaaagttactgaactccctcctagtactcttccaagcaatacagaagagaatccaaaaggagagtgtaaggccatcaacatggccgaattaggagaggaggaagaggtagtgatCGCCACTaaagaagacctcaatggacgtctactggcctccaatgagttccctaatgaggaaccatgggaatctgaggctcacactgagaccatagagattccattggatttacttctgctattcatgagctctgatgagtattcttcctctgaagaggatgaagatgtcactgaagagcaagttgctaagtaccttggagcaatcatgaagataaatgacaagttatttggtaatgagacttgggatcacgaaccccctttgctcaccaaagaactggatgacttgactaggcagagattacctcaaaagaggcaggatcctgggaagttcttaatacctggtaccataggcaccatgaccttaatgtaattataaaattggatactTAAATTTATTCCCTAAACTCAGGCTGAGGAAGCACAGAGATTGCGCAAGCGAAAGAAGGCTGAAACTAAGCGTATATTGGACATGCAAAGAAGGCAGAAGGAACGTGTTGAAGAAGTGAGAGAGACGCAAAAGAAGGTTGGATTTTTTGTTTTAAACATTTATTATTGTGTTTCCTAcaccaattattttttaatgtttcacCATTGGTATTTTGCTTAGCATTGGCATGATTTAGTCATGCAACTTTTTCAGTAACTGATGAATTCTCTGTCAATCTGCAATAATGCTAAATTCAGGATGAAGAATTTATGAACAAGAAAGAGCAGCTGCGGGTAGAAATACGGAATAGGCTTAATAAATTGGAGAAGCAATGCAGTGACATGACATCATTGCTTCGTGGCTTAGGAATAGCTGTTGGAGTTGGTTTTTTCCCAAAGCCTACTGAGGTATgtttatcttttaaataatacATCATTCTCTTTATCACTTTATGCTTTTGGTTCTGCAGCTTGCTTGAATTCTATGGTACAATTCTTTTAATTGCTCAAGTTATATTTTTCTGGTATGCATTCTTCAAGATTAATGTACTTGATCATCttggtaatttttttattcatattatatTTGAAATCATCTATAAGGTCTTATTAAAACCTATATTTTAATGTTTACTGAATGGATCTTTTAGAAGTTGTGAGGGTTGCCTGCCCAGTAAAACTAGAAAATCACATATTAAGATAGCAACTAATGTTTCTGTTAACATTGTTTATAGTTTTCAATACCACAATAAATCCATAGGATAAAATCATATATTTAAAGTGGAGTGATATACAAAGTCAACAACAGATTTCAATGAAACTAAATACCCAAGACAATTTCCACATAGTTGGTGTTACTTCAACTTTCTCCCTTATGCATTCCGAATCTTCAATTGTCTAGTGTATCCGCACATCCAATTAACACCTTATATCTGTGACATTTTTTTCTCCATCATTTAACTGGAACATTGTCAATACCCAATATTTAGTCTCATTTTTGCCATTCTTAAATCGTAAATTTGTGCAGTAAAGGTTTCGTATTAGCATGAATGGTACAAAGTACTTCCAAGTCTCTCCATTTCATCCGCTCACCTATTACTCTTAAATGAAACTTGATTTTAACCTTTTGGTCAGTTCCATTATTGCATTTCTTAATCAGTCATATTTTGGCTTGTAAGGAAGCTCTAATTTTTGGGCATACAGTTTTCTGTTTCTTTCCATCCTATTGAAATAAAACCGTTAGCGGTTCTTTGGCCtggtatttaaaaaataaaataaaatgcagcatTTCGGCCTCCTCTTAGTAAATGGAATTGAGTACATGGTTTAAAAGACTCCGTCCGATTCGTTAAATCATAAAACTATGCCTATGAACACTAATATGGTAAACGCTAATATAGTAAACCTGATTCATACCGAGTTACTGACAGCTCCGCATAAAACTATGAGAAAGATGAATGGACATTCGGGTAAGGAGCTAGTAACTTGGATTTGTATATGTATTTTAGGCTTCATTTCCTCATTTACTCCCAAGCAATTAATCTGTGGTCTGAAATGCCTTTAGATCTGTTAACATTCTATGTTGTTCCCTCTCCTCAACGATGAGTTTAGTGCATATTATTTATCATAATGGATTTGTCAACTGGTTGCCACTGTGTGCTTCATATTTCACCCACCCCTCTTGGTTGACGATCATGTCAGGTGCATGCAGCATATAAACGGGCCTTGTTTAAGTTCCATCCAGATCGGGCATCAAAAACTGATGTTCGTGAGCAGGTCGAGGCAGAAGAAAAGTTCAAGCTCATCTCGCGcatgaaggagaaatttttgTTGACGTCCTGTCACTAGATGCTTATTTGTATTGGTATGTAGCTTGCTACTTTGAGTTAAGTGCCTTcactactttgctttaatcttaattttttttttcttttgttataattAAAATTGTATTTATTAATCTCTATTCCTTTTCCACAAATTTATTGCAGGATAAATAGGGTAACAGACAAGAATATATATGTAAGATATATAATGCCATTTTTTAAGGATGGGATGCAACTATCATCCTGTTCAAATTGTAAGTTTGCAGCAGactaaaaaaaggaaagaaaaagaaattctgCACGTTAATGTCACTTGATATATAAGTGCTTAATGTTTTGATGATGGATGAACCAAATTTAACTAGTTATTAACATTATTGTGACTTATAAAGACGATTTAAACCTAAAAATGTCATAAAGCAGCTTGTGGGGACTTGGGCGCCTTGTGGGTAGGGTTGCAGTTTGGTTcgattatttagaaaaaaaagtcATCCGATTCAATCGTTTATTAAAATTGCGGTTTATTAGTTTGGTTCGTTTTTTCTATCGAGATCATCTGAGTCAAACCAAATCTATCAAAATTTGTTTGGATTGGTTAGTTGtgtatttaattaattcaaacaaAAACCATTCATACTATTTTACGAAGTCACTAACAATAATCTATCTAACTCAGAAATTACTGACAAATTAGCAAAAgcacaacaaattaaaataattaacaattttgCAAAAATAGCAGAAGTAGATGGAACAATGATTAATTAACTTGACTCAGAAATCACTAAtacaacaaattaaaatcaacaattttGCAAAAACAATAGAAACAGACATGAACTTAATCGAGAAAATCAAGAAATACAACCAAGCTAGATTAAAAGATTGTTGCAAAAATGGTGCACCAATTCCAAACTGAATCAGGAATACAATCActaattctaaaaattttcacGTGGTGTATTAATTCCACAAATTCttcttctttcactttctctttTCTTGCATTAACATTGAATAAACAAAAAGTTCAAAATCAATCCTAAACCAGAATTACTCTAAATCAAAACAGAACAAAaagtttagaaataaaaaataaaatcagaatGAACAATTTAACCATAGAATCAAGAACAAACCGACAAAGTGTTCAttacaaattagaataaaaaagaagattaaaccagaattaaaaaagaaatagaatcaaaaaagaaaaaaaaagaaaaacaaacctGAGACTTAGGCTCCATTACAGAGGACGACGAAGGTGCAGGATAGTGAGACGACGGTGGCGATGAATCAAAAACTAGAGATGGAAGGACAACATTGCTTCAATGATGGAGAAGACAAATACAAACAAGAGACGGGTGACGAACGACGGTGGCTTCGACTACGTCTGGCGCGTGCTGCTGTGGTTCGTCGAGGACAACGGCAACTGTTGGTTCGTGGAGGAGACGGCGTGCTGTTGGAGAGGTGGTGTGTGGAGCCGTTGAggatgagggagagagagaagcgTTACGTAGCCTACAAGGaagggagaaggagaagaaagggtCGCGCCGCCGCAATGGTGCTGTCTGACAGCGTCGATGGCAGAGAAAAAGAAGGCGGTTTGGAGCTGAGATTTGGCATTAGAGAGATCGAGAAAGGGCTAGAGGGAATTAGGATTCCTGGTAGGGGTGGCTGTGACTGGTCTAGGAGGAATTGTGGAGGGAGGCTGcttttatattagggtttttaaTAACAcaggttcggttcggttcggctAGGATTTTCTCTACCAAAATTGAAAACT
Coding sequences within it:
- the LOC112801672 gene encoding uncharacterized protein — protein: MQRRQKERVEEVRETQKKDEEFMNKKEQLRVEIRNRLNKLEKQCSDMTSLLRGLGIAVGVGFFPKPTEVHAAYKRALFKFHPDRASKTDVREQVEAEEKFKLISRMKEKFLLTSCH